One genomic window of Camelina sativa cultivar DH55 chromosome 5, Cs, whole genome shotgun sequence includes the following:
- the LOC104787879 gene encoding probable protein phosphatase 2C 15: MASREGKRRNHNHHHDDNDGKLVPLAALISRETKAAKMEKPIVRFGQAAQSRKGEDYVLIKTDSLRVPSNSSTAFSVFAVFDGHNGKAAAVFTRENLLDHVISALPSGLSRDEWLHALPRALVSGFVKTDKEFQSRGETSGTTATFVIVDGWTVTVACVGDSRCILDTKGGSVSNLTVDHRLEDNTEERERVTASGGEVGRLSIVGGVEIGPLRCWPGGLCLSRSIGDMDVGEFIVPVPFVKQVKLSNLGGRLIIASDGIWDALSSEAAAKTCRGLSAELAARQVVKEALRRRGLKDDTTCVVVDIIPPENFQEPPPSPPKKHNNFFKSLLFRKKSNSSNKLSKKLSSVGIVEELFEEGSAMLDERLGSGDFSKESTTGGGIFTCAICQLDLAPSEGISVHAGSIFSTSLKPWQGPFLCTDCRDKKDAMEGKRPSGVKVI; the protein is encoded by the exons ATGGCGTCTAGAGAAGGAAAGAGACgtaatcataatcatcatcatgatgataATGATGGGAAGCTTGTGCCTCTTGCTGCTTTGATTAGTAGAGAGACGAAAGCTGCTAAGATGGAGAAACCGATTGTGAGATTTGGTCAAGCTGCTCAATCTAGGAAAGGAGAAGATTATGTCTTGATCAAAACTGATAGTCTTCGAGTTCCTTCCAATTCTTCAACTGCTTTCTCTGTCTTTGCG GTATTTGATGGGCACAATGGTAAAGCAGCAGCGGTTTTTACAAGGGAGAATCTGTTGGACCATGTTATTAGTGCTCTTCCTAGTGGACTTAGCCGTGATGAGTGGCTTCATGCTTTACCCCGTGCATTAGTTTCTGGATTCGTGAAGACTGATAAAGAGTTTCAGAGCAGAG GAGAAACTTCTGGAACAACAGCTACATTTGTGATAGTCGATGGATGGACTGTGACTGTTGCATGTGTTGGGGACTCTCGTTGCATCTTAGATACTAAGGGTGGTTCAGTTTCCAACCTTACTGTGGATCATAGGCTTGAAGATAATACAGAAGA GAGGGAAAGGGTTACTGCTAGTGGTGGAGAAGTTGGCAGGCTAAGCATTGTTGGAGGCGTTGAG ATTGGTCCTCTACGGTGTTGGCCTGGTGGTCTTTGCCTTTCAAGGTCTATTGGAGATATGGATGTTGGGGAGTTCATAGTTCCAGTTCCCTTTGTAAAGCAAGTGaag CTATCAAATCTTGGCGGAAGGCTTATCATTGCGTCAGATGGCATATGGGACGCTCTCTCCTCAGAAGCCGCTGCTAAAACTTGCCGTGGCTTATCCGCTGAACTTGCTGCTAGACAAGTAGTTAAG GAAGCATTGAGAAGAAGGGGACTTAAGGATGACACAACATGCGTTGTAGTCGACATAATCCCACCCGAGAACTTCCAAGAACCACCGCCTTCTCCTCCTAAGAAACACAACAACTTCTTTAAATCATTGCTCTTcagaaagaaatcaaactcatcTAACAAACTCTCCAAGAAACTCTCTAGTGTTGGTATAGTGGAAGAGCTCTTCGAAGAAGGCTCTGCAATGCTCGATGAAAG GTTAGGATCAGGTGATTTTTCTAAGGAATCAACAACAGGAGGAGGTATATTCACGTGTGCGATATGCCAACTAGACTTGGCTCCAAGTGAGGGGATATCAGTCCACGCGGGTTCGATCTTTTCGACTAGTCTAAAACCGTGGCAAGGACCGTTCTTATGCACAGACTGTCGTGACAAAAAGGATGCGATGGAAGGGAAACGACCAAGTGGAGTTAAAGTCATCTAA
- the LOC104787880 gene encoding uncharacterized protein LOC104787880 → MATLQKFLGTQCGVAAQSPTRSPSPRTSPLVQLRRKKTTLKILLSLASPSRREQQPLIHHNHKDVAGRKLKDLFVSSSSGEKEEEEEVELEERRKGKTKEEVLAAMAARLNAAASLQCESTDTTPAWFGFSKRLLQRAWRPKLGTIPE, encoded by the coding sequence ATGGCTACGTTGCAAAAATTCTTGGGGACACAGTGCGGAGTGGCGGCACAAAGCCCTACACGAAGCCCGAGTCCGAGGACAAGTCCTTTGGTACAGCTTCGACGTAAGAAGACAACCTTAAAGATTCTTTTGAGTCTTGCATCACCGAGCCGCCGAGAGCAGCAGCCGTTGATCCATCATAACCACAAGGATGTAGCTGGACGCAAACTTAAAGACCTATTCGTCTCTTCGTCTtctggagagaaagaagaagaagaagaagtggagtTAGAGGAGAGACGGaaagggaaaacaaaagaagaagttcttgCAGCCATGGCAGCTAGATTGAATGCAGCTGCTAGTTTACAATGTGAGTCCACCGACACAACACCTGCTTGGTTCGGATTCAGCAAGCGGCTTCTTCAGCGAGCTTGGCGACCTAAGCTTGGTACCATTCCGGAGTAA
- the LOC104787881 gene encoding uncharacterized protein LOC104787881, producing the protein MEVPVINRIRDFEVGINSINDPSFLSRSVAVSGIGKLHQAYGFWKWGALIIAFLAYFTNFVSKLNSLVVRLRKNIDVSVSSPTLFDDYDSDSDVSCSSTVSSDDDEEEEEDEDDEEDEDVDSIFSRVNGGFRVRGSDYYNDVDGGERTWMRQRCSGSFGDLFSWPDLGGIGSSGVVKLWDHLDIDGGDDDDDDDHENVVATFLKNCSFTSSQVFLAAEKNGVDAVKVKACDPRAGFKMPALLAEWRQPGRLLGNIIGVDAGGVEKVYVRDDVSGEIAVGDLRKFNGVLTECEAETWWDADVIISG; encoded by the coding sequence ATGGAGGTGCCGGTGATAAATAGAATAAGAGATTTCGAAGTTGGTATAAACTCGATTAACGATCCTTCGTTTCTTTCTCGATCTGTTGCTGTTTCCGGAATCGGAAAGCTACACCAAGCTTACGGGTTTTGGAAATGGGGAGCTTTGATTATAGCGTTTCTAGCTTATTTCACCAACTTTGTTAGTAAACTCAACAGTTTAGTTGTTaggttaagaaaaaatatagatgtCTCTGTCTCTTCACCAACGCTTTTTGATGATTACGATAGCGATTCCGATGTTTCTTGTTCGTCTACGGTGTCctcggatgatgatgaagaagaagaagaagatgaagacgacgaagaagatgaggatgttGACTCGATCTTTAGCCGGGTCAACGGAGGTTTCCGCGTGAGAGGATCTGATTATTATAACGACGTTGATGGTGGTGAACGCACGTGGATGCGGCAAAGGTGTAGTGGtagttttggagatttgttCTCGTGGCCTGATCTTGGTGGGATTGGTTCGAGTGGTGTTGTGAAGCTTTGGGATCATTTAGATATCGacggtggtgatgatgatgatgatgatgatcacgaGAATGTTGTGGCTACGTTTCTCAAGAATTGTAGCTTTACCTCGTCGCAAGTTTTTCTTGCGGCGGAGAAGAACGGTGTCGACGCCGTTAAAGTGAAGGCGTGTGATCCACGCGCCGGTTTTAAGATGCCGGCGTTGCTTGCGGAGTGGAGGCAGCCGGGGAGGTTGTTAGGGAATATTATCGGGGTTGACGCCGGCGGAGTGGAGAAAGTTTACGTCAGGGATGATGTTAGCGGTGAGATCGCCGTCGGAGATTTGAGGAAGTTTAACGGCGTGTTGACGGAGTGTGAGGCTGAGACATGGTGGGACGCGGACGTCATTATCTCGGGCTGA
- the LOC104787882 gene encoding uncharacterized protein LOC104787882 translates to MDTSVIVYLSLWDDVAATFHAHLSSSDTMNSVMLVTTVNPKMFGGNLYLNSTTATRFFFDTDIQPIQQFSNRMGIKSEEAFTRADTSAGMRKKELVSIHELHEFISKSHEQTQDADFLCNAKVLGVVRKNGWSYVSCTGCSRKLDKVGNALRCNKCVSPTVTGVVRYRVELAVEDGHDRATFIVFDDEMTKLITKTAATLILEDGDGGNKDEIPSCIEDLNGKQFLFQIKVTPFNFTSSHRTFTVSKLSESTTDVGQSATTIEGPTFNVKVDNSASSNIVQTLDNKLDESTNSNMGMSEKKRKRGCE, encoded by the exons ATGGATAC gtCTGTTATTGTATACTTATCACTATGGGATGATGTTGCTGCTACATTCCATGCACATCTCAGCTCTAGCGATACCATGAATTCTGTCATGCTGGTTACTACCGTAAACCCAAAGATGTTTGGAG GTAACCTTTATCTGAACTCCACAACCGcaacaaggtttttttttgatacCGACATTCAGCCAATCCAGCAGTTTTCCAACAG GATGGGAATAAAAAGTGAAGAGGCTTTTACACGGGCAGATACATCAGCTGGAATGCGTAAAAAAGAATTGGTTTCCATTCATGAGCTTCATGAATTTATTTCTAAATCTCATGAACAG ACACAAGATGCAGATTTCCTCTGCAATGCTAAGGTCTTAGGCGTTGTACGAAAGAATGGCTGGTCTTATGTGTCATGTACTGGGTGTAGTCGAAAATTGGATAAGGTTGGAAATGCTCTACGCTGCAACAAATGTGTTTCACCCACTGTCACAGGAGTTGTAAGGTATCGAGTTGAACTTGCTGTGGAGGATGGTCATGACCGGGCaacatttattgtatttgatGATGAAATGACTAAGCTCATCACCAAAACTGCAGCTACTCTCATCCTCGAAGAT GGTGATGGAGGCAACAAAGATGAAATACCAAGCTGTATTGAAGACCTGAATGGCAAGCAATTTCTTTTCCAAATCAAAGTGACCCCATTCAACTTCACTTCTAGCCACAGAACTTTCACAGTTTCTAAACTCAGTGAATCTACAACAGATGTTGGACAG TCTGCTACTACCATAGAAGGACCCACATTCAACGTTAAGGTGGATAATTCTGCAAGTTCCAACATTGTTCAAACTCTCGACAACAAATTGGACGAATCAACAAACTCTAACATGGGTATGTCTGAGAAGAAGCGTAAACGTGGATGTGAGTAG
- the LOC109133130 gene encoding F-box protein At2g35280-like — MDPRKVDISRLESLPQDLLGIIVSKVAAASTDDYINCILSCKELGASADDERVLQKLNLAPLVKKPLLSIQYLPLMKKTLAENNPDAHYIKGIIMYFLLTDSDTGLHHLGVSANAGKLEGIYLYAIILLCRGRTVEGKKYLNQLKWTEDTTLVNNCWKKIKI, encoded by the coding sequence ATGGATCCAAGGAAAGTAGATATCAGTCGATTGGAATCACTTCCTCAAGATCTGTTGGGCATAATCGTCTCAAAAGTCGCTGCTGCATCCACTGACGATTACATTAACTGCATCCTCTCTTGCAAAGAGTTAGGTGCATCCGCTGATGATGAACGTGTCCTCCAAAAACTCAACCTCGCTCCACTGGTGAAGAAACCACTATTATCAATCCAATACCTTCCGCTCATGAAAAAAACCCTTGCAGAAAACAATCCTGATGCTCACTACATCAAAGGTATCATCATGTACTTCCTCCTCACTGACTCTGATACAGGACTCCACCATTTGGGTGTCTCAGCTAATGCAGGGAAGTTAGAAGGCATCTATCTGTATGCCATTATACTACTCTGTAGAGGCAGAACCGTTGAAGGTAAAAAATATCTCAACCAGCTTAAATGGACTGAAGACACAACTCTGGTTAACAATTGCTGGAAAAAGATCAAAATCTGA
- the LOC104787883 gene encoding VQ motif-containing protein 8, chloroplastic-like, whose amino-acid sequence MIPTRCHEIKGSRPPSLKLAGGSHTIKKTTLCKSQPRPHGQEGPVIIYAHSPKVIHTRAEDFMALVQRLTGLEDIIRRNNSYDVSESSSSVVTEEVNVGGDHYTVAPFSQERTQRQKLADMPLFTPSSMTLFGSPTQLLYMSPNGTDSFSPSVFKFK is encoded by the coding sequence ATGATTCCTACAAGATGCCATGAGATCAAAGGCTCACGTCCCCCGTCGCTTAAACTCGCCGGAGGATCCCACACAATCAAGAAAACGACGTTGTGTAAGTCGCAGCCACGGCCACATGGACAGGAAGGTCCGGTGATCATCTACGCGCACTCTCCCAAAGTGATCCACACGCGGGCCGAGGACTTCATGGCCTTGGTTCAGAGGCTCACGGGTCTAGAGGATATTATTAGACGGAACAATAGTTACGACGTCAGCGAGTCATCATCTTCCGTGGTGACGGAAGAGGTTAACGTCGGTGGTGATCATTACACGGTGGCACCGTTTAGCCAGGAGAGAACACAACGACAAAAGCTAGCTGATATGCCATTGTTCACACCGAGCTCGATGACCTTGTTTGGTTCTCCAACTCAACTTCTATACATGTCTCCGAACGGGACCGATTCGTTTTCACCTTCGGTTTTTAAGTTCAAATAA
- the LOC104787884 gene encoding adenylate isopentenyltransferase 1, chloroplastic-like isoform X1 produces MEDQYYYSRPKDKVVVILGATGAGKSKLSVDLATRFPSEIINSDKIQVYEGLEITTNQITLQDRRGVPHHLLGYLNPEHGELTAAEFRSAASNAVEDITSRQKLPIIAGGSNSFVHALLSQRFDPKIDPFSSGSGLISSDLRYNCCFIWVDVSETVLYEYLLKRVDEMMDSGMFEELSGFYDPVKSGLEPRFGIRKAIGVPEFDGYFKEYPPGTIKWDDALRKAAYDKAVDDIKRNTWTLAKRQIKKIEMLKDAGWEIQRVDATASFKEVMKMSTSSSSEKKTKKWREVWEEQVLEPSVKIVKRLLVED; encoded by the coding sequence ATGGAGGATCAGTACTACTACTCACGGCCAAAAGACAAAGTCGTCGTCATTTTAGGAGCAACCGGCGCCGGAAAATCGAAACTTTCCGTCGATCTCGCCACTCGTTTCCCTTCAGAGATCATCAACTCCGACAAAATCCAAGTCTACGAAGGCTTAGAGATCACAACCAATCAGATTACGTTACAAGACCGTCGCGGCGTCCCTCACCATCTCCTCGGTTACCTCAACCCCGAACACGGCGAGCTCACCGCCGCGGAGTTTCGCTCCGCCGCTTCAAACGCCGTCGAAGACATAACATCTCGTCAAAAGCTCCCGATCATCGCCGGTGGATCTAACTCATTCGTCCACGCACTCTTATCTCAACGGTTCGACCCAAAGATCGATCCTTTCTCATCCGGGTCGGGTTTAATCTCCTCAGATTTGCGTTACAACTGTTGCTTCATCTGGGTCGATGTGTCAGAGACTGTGCTCTACGAGTATCTTCTAAAACGGGTCGACGAGATGATGGATTCGGGTATGTTCGAAGAGCTATCCGGGTTTTACGACCCGGTTAAATCCGGTTTAGAACCCCGGTTTGGGATTCGGAAAGCTATAGGTGTACCGGAGTTCGACGGTTACTTCAAGGAGTATCCACCGGGGACGATAAAGTGGGATGATGCTTTGAGAAAAGCGGCGTACGATAAGGCGGTTGATGATATCAAAAGGAACACGTGGACGTTAGCGAAGAGACAGATAAAGAAGATTGAGATGCTAAAAGACGCCGGATGGGAGATACAAAGAGTTGATGCAACGGCGTCGTTTAAAGAGGTTATGAAGATGAGTACGTCGTCGTCgtcggagaagaagacgaagaagtggAGAGAGGTTTGGGAAGAGCAAGTGTTGGAGCCAAGCGTAAAGATTGTGAAGCGGCTGTTGGTGGaagattag
- the LOC104787884 gene encoding adenylate isopentenyltransferase 1, chloroplastic-like isoform X3, which translates to MTELNFLLQTTISDRLITTTTTTPSFSSSHSSASSSSRIISFTKRRRKHQPLVVSIRMEDQYYYSRPKDKVVVILGATGAGKSKLSVDLATRFPSEIINSDKIQVYEGLEITTNQITLQDRRGVPHHLLGYLNPEHGELTAAEFRSAASNAVEDITSRQKLPIIAGGSNSFVHALLSQRFDPKIDPFSSGSGLISSDLRYNCCFIWVDVSETVLYEYLLKRVDEMMDSGMFEELSGFYDPVKSGLEPRFGIRKAIGVPEFDGYFKEYPPGTIKWDDALRKAAYDKAVDDIKRNTWTLAKRQIKKIEMLKDAGWEIQRVDATASFKEVMKMSTSSSSEKKTKKWREVWEEQVLEPSVKIVKRLLVED; encoded by the exons ATGACAGAACTCAACTTCCTCCTCCAAACAACAATCTCCGATCGtctcatcaccaccaccaccacgacGCCGTCTTTCTCATCATCAcattcttctgcttcttcttcttctcgcatCATCTCTTTCACCAAACGAAGACGAAAACACCAACCTTTAGTAGTATCCATACGCATGGAGGATCAGTACTACTACTCACGGCCAAAAGACAAAGTCGTCGTCATTTTAGGAGCAACCGGCGCCGGAAAATCGAAACTTTCCGTCGATCTCGCCACTCGTTTCCCTTCAGAGATCATCAACTCTGACAAAATCCAAGTCTACGAAG GCTTAGAGATCACAACCAATCAGATTACGTTACAAGACCGTCGCGGCGTCCCTCACCATCTCCTCGGTTACCTCAACCCCGAACACGGCGAGCTCACCGCCGCGGAGTTTCGCTCCGCCGCTTCAAACGCCGTCGAAGACATAACATCTCGTCAAAAGCTCCCGATCATCGCCGGTGGATCTAACTCATTCGTCCACGCACTCTTATCTCAACGGTTCGACCCAAAGATCGATCCTTTCTCATCCGGGTCGGGTTTAATCTCCTCAGATTTGCGTTACAACTGTTGCTTCATCTGGGTCGATGTGTCAGAGACTGTGCTCTACGAGTATCTTCTAAAACGGGTCGACGAGATGATGGATTCGGGTATGTTCGAAGAGCTATCCGGGTTTTACGACCCGGTTAAATCCGGTTTAGAACCCCGGTTTGGGATTCGGAAAGCTATAGGTGTACCGGAGTTCGACGGTTACTTCAAGGAGTATCCACCGGGGACGATAAAGTGGGATGATGCTTTGAGAAAAGCGGCGTACGATAAGGCGGTTGATGATATCAAAAGGAACACGTGGACGTTAGCGAAGAGACAGATAAAGAAGATTGAGATGCTAAAAGACGCCGGATGGGAGATACAAAGAGTTGATGCAACGGCGTCGTTTAAAGAGGTTATGAAGATGAGTACGTCGTCGTCgtcggagaagaagacgaagaagtggAGAGAGGTTTGGGAAGAGCAAGTGTTGGAGCCAAGCGTAAAGATTGTGAAGCGGCTGTTGGTGGaagattag
- the LOC104787884 gene encoding adenylate isopentenyltransferase 1, chloroplastic-like isoform X2 — translation MTELNFLLQTTISDRLITTTTTTPSFSSSHSSASSSSRIISFTKRRRKHQPLVVSIRMEDQYYYSRPKDKYYYSRPKDKVVVILGATGAGKSKLSVDLATRFPSEIINSDKIQVYEGLEITTNQITLQDRRGVPHHLLGYLNPEHGELTAAEFRSAASNAVEDITSRQKLPIIAGGSNSFVHALLSQRFDPKIDPFSSGSGLISSDLRYNCCFIWVDVSETVLYEYLLKRVDEMMDSGMFEELSGFYDPVKSGLEPRFGIRKAIGVPEFDGYFKEYPPGTIKWDDALRKAAYDKAVDDIKRNTWTLAKRQIKKIEMLKDAGWEIQRVDATASFKEVMKMSTSSSSEKKTKKWREVWEEQVLEPSVKIVKRLLVED, via the exons ATGACAGAACTCAACTTCCTCCTCCAAACAACAATCTCCGATCGtctcatcaccaccaccaccacgacGCCGTCTTTCTCATCATCAcattcttctgcttcttcttcttctcgcatCATCTCTTTCACCAAACGAAGACGAAAACACCAACCTTTAGTAGTATCCATACGCATGGAGGATCAGTACTACTACTCACGGCCAAAAGACAAA TACTACTACTCACGGCCAAAAGACAAAGTCGTCGTCATTTTAGGAGCAACCGGCGCCGGAAAATCGAAACTTTCCGTCGATCTCGCCACTCGTTTCCCTTCAGAGATCATCAACTCCGACAAAATCCAAGTCTACGAAGGCTTAGAGATCACAACCAATCAGATTACGTTACAAGACCGTCGCGGCGTCCCTCACCATCTCCTCGGTTACCTCAACCCCGAACACGGCGAGCTCACCGCCGCGGAGTTTCGCTCCGCCGCTTCAAACGCCGTCGAAGACATAACATCTCGTCAAAAGCTCCCGATCATCGCCGGTGGATCTAACTCATTCGTCCACGCACTCTTATCTCAACGGTTCGACCCAAAGATCGATCCTTTCTCATCCGGGTCGGGTTTAATCTCCTCAGATTTGCGTTACAACTGTTGCTTCATCTGGGTCGATGTGTCAGAGACTGTGCTCTACGAGTATCTTCTAAAACGGGTCGACGAGATGATGGATTCGGGTATGTTCGAAGAGCTATCCGGGTTTTACGACCCGGTTAAATCCGGTTTAGAACCCCGGTTTGGGATTCGGAAAGCTATAGGTGTACCGGAGTTCGACGGTTACTTCAAGGAGTATCCACCGGGGACGATAAAGTGGGATGATGCTTTGAGAAAAGCGGCGTACGATAAGGCGGTTGATGATATCAAAAGGAACACGTGGACGTTAGCGAAGAGACAGATAAAGAAGATTGAGATGCTAAAAGACGCCGGATGGGAGATACAAAGAGTTGATGCAACGGCGTCGTTTAAAGAGGTTATGAAGATGAGTACGTCGTCGTCgtcggagaagaagacgaagaagtggAGAGAGGTTTGGGAAGAGCAAGTGTTGGAGCCAAGCGTAAAGATTGTGAAGCGGCTGTTGGTGGaagattag